In the genome of Thunnus albacares chromosome 16, fThuAlb1.1, whole genome shotgun sequence, the window gctgaaaatgcCTCCATTctcgtcttcctcctctcattccttttcctccctcctcctcctccccctgctgttgttgctgctgcggCCCGGCGGAGGAGCGGCAGAGGACGCGTCTTGCAGCGGCGCTTTCCGCTCCGGTCAGGAGAACTTCGTGCTGGACGCGGAAGACGCGGTGAAGGAGGGAGCGGTTCTGCTGTCCACTGCGCATGCGCCCTCCGCGGAGTTCTGTGAGCTCGCGTGCTGCAAGGACCCGCGCTGCAACCTGGCGCTGCTGGAGCCGCGCAGCAGCGGAGCGGCGGCGGAGGAGAGCCGCGCCTGCGTCCTCTTCAACTGCGTCCACAGAAACCGCTTCGTGTGCAGGTTCGTGAACCAGGTCGGATACCTGAGCTACATCCGAAAGTCCGTGTTCCTGCAGTACCTGGCGGGGCCGCCGGCAGCAGGTGAGTCCACCTGAGGACCCGCAGGTCAGTTACATAAAGTCTCATAGCAGGAAGGGTTCTCAACCTGGGCTCTGGGCCCCTGCAGGGCCACAAGATGATCAACAGGAGATTAATAAAGATCATATATGACTAACATTAACTGAGCTCTCACACCTGAaagatcttaaaaaaaaaatactgctgcAAACTGAACTAGCTGTGACGTCATAAAGCCTGCAGGTGAATCCAGGTGATAAACAGATTTAAggttagaagaagaagaaaatatgaataaagctACTAAAAGTTAAAGTTGGTGGAAATTAAAACTCCAACTAATAAAACGTTTGGATGTAAACGTTTAATCAGTTATTAAAATGGTTGCTTATTAATTTAATAGATggcaattaatcgattaatcgactaatcattgcagctgtagTTTAATAAACATGGTGTTATATTGTTGTGCAGTgatttaaaactgttttcatttcatgaaCACGACAATAATCCGTCCAGCTTTATGTTCCCTACAATCATATTTCTGCTGTAATTCAGTCGTATATGAACATAAATTATGTTTACAGAAGTTACACAGATGTTCCTGCTGAGTGTTTATATAATTATCAGATTTTCTAGACTCTAAAATCAGAAACTGATCAGAGACGTGAACATGAACTCAGTCATGACATGAAcctgtgtgacatcactgtgtctCCAGATGGGCAGGCTCCGCCCATCGCCAACGCGGGTCGTGACGTGGTCGTTCAGCCCGGAGAGACGGTGACGCTCAACGGCACCGAGAGCCTGCCGCTGGACGACGCCCACATCACCGGCTACCGCTGGAGTCTGCAGAGCGGAGACGCCGGCGTCACCATGGAGGTAAAAACTCCTGAAATGATGTGTTTGCTTCACTTCAGAGCAGAAACAGTCATGTGTGGTAAAAGCTGACACGTGTTCACTGGACAGGATGATGAGCAGGTACATGTGACGTGTCATGTGACTCAGAATAGTTGAGTTTTTTGCAgctttataatgtgtttctgCAGAAGGCGGAGCTTCctgttgtctctctgtgttaaagaagttttaaataaagtttgttcTTATTATTTGAATGCGTCTCTTCCTCTGCGACACACAGAACTTGTTCTCTCGTCCagatgaataaagttttaaattgtttttgaatGTGGTTCTGCAGACGACGGCTCTAGCTGACCAGGTGCGGCTCTCCAACCTGCAGCCGGGCTCGTACGTCTTCCAGCTGACCGTCACCGACTCCAACAACCAATCAGACGATGCCGAGGTCACCGTCCTGGTGCTCAGCCCGGAGCTGACCAGCAGTgagtgctcatgggaaatgtagtccaCTGgttatttctgtgttcagtttaatctgaactgtgtttgtttagtttgttgttttgtaaagAAACTGAACTTAAAGTCTTTGAGCTGATTcaggatcagttcattgatcGATCATTTCATTAATGTCCGTTTATTGATCAGTTAAActctgctgatgaagacagaaTCAGTTAATCTGCTGAGAGATTCCATGTTCAGTCGactgaatcagtgtttgttgtttcacaGCTATGATCCACACCTTGACTCAAACTGGTTAGACTGGaatatctgacacacacacacacaagagaacACACATTCAGCAGAAACTAAACTAGCTCTGTGAGGCTTTTATTATGTCATCTTGACTTTTGTGTCGGCTGACGCATTGTAAATATAtgttaccacacacacacacgccctgCTGAGGGTTAATCTGTAAATATACTGTGCACACTTGACAGTTTTTCAGTATCGACCAAAACTGTGACTTGACAGATggatattttatgtttatgtttttgttggttGAGATCTTTCTGAAGCATTTTATTCTGATATTTTCCAGCTGCTGCATTTCCtgtgtgcattgcattgtgggagaaaAGTGTTCATCAGCACACTTTATGAACATGTTTAGTTCAGTCACGTTCACACCTGGTTTCAACATGTGTTCTTgtttgtgatcagatctcaatatGAGAAACAGCTGTCATTCATTTCTAAATCACTTCTAGCTGCTGGTACTTGTAGTTTTAATGAGGGAAGACTTCTAGCTGCTGGTACTTGTAGTTTTAATGAGGGAAGACTTCTAGCTGCTGGTACTTGTAGTTTTAATGAGGGAAGACTTCTAGCTGCTGGTACTTGTAGTTTTAATGAGGGAAGACTTCTAGCTGCTGGTACTTGTAGTTTTAATGAGGGAAGACTTCTAGCTGCTGGTACTTGTAGTTTTAATGAGGGAAGACTTCTAGTCGCTGGTACTTGTAGTTTTAATGAGGGAAGACTTCTAGCTGCTGGTACTTGTAGATTTAACGAGGGAAGACTTCTAGCCGCTGGTACTTGTAGTTTTAACGAGGGAAGACTTCTAGCTGCTGGTACTTGTAGATTTAACGAGGGAAGACTTCTAGCTGCTGGTACTTGTAGTTTTAACGAGGGAAGACTTCTAGCTGCTGGTACTTGTAGTTTTAACGAGGGAAGACTTCTAGCTGCTGGTACTTGTAGTTTTAATGAGGGGAAGGCTTCTAGCTGCTGGTACTTGTAGTTTTTGCGGGGCCTGCTTTAACTAGCAGGAAGAGGCGGAGCTCGGTGACCTTTTAACGTACTAGTTAGATTTTTTTCTAATGGCTGTGGTCACGCTGTACAGGTTGCCATCACAGCAATAACATGTTTTACTTTATCCAGGTAACGTATCCAGATACTGATCACATGTTAATGTCAGGTGTAAATGAGGTAAAAGTGAAATGAACTCACTTACTCAACTACTAATTCTGAAGTATTTGTGCTTCAAAAAAACTCAagtttttaatattattttatactttGACTCAAGAAACATACAATACTTATTAATGCATCTCATGTATCTgactttaatttaaattaagatttcacacaaacatctgatcagttaataaaattaaactacTCAGTTGTatataaagaaattaaaatcaaCTCTAACTccaaatatgtaataataataatgataataacttaAAAACAAGCCTTTCTGTGTAATGAGTACTTTGCCTTTGATACTTTCAGAACACTTTAGTACTTGTTTGCACTATTATTACTTCTGCCTAAATGAAGCATCTGAGTGCTTTTTCACCACCGTTTGAAACATATCGTAATAAAAAGTAGTGACACATCTGTAACTGCACATTACAGGTGTAACAGTGTATGAAGGTTCATCACCATGGTTACCGCCCACtgatcattgtttttattctttatctGTGAAGTCACCTGATCAGTATCTGTTCTTTGCCCCGCCCCTCCCCAGCTGTGTTCCTcctattattgattattgattattgatcaccTGCTCATATGAATCTGATGAAACAAacccaactcaaggtccacttacttgctAAAGTGATGATTGAGGAGACCATGTGACATGGTTGAAAGAAGAACTTTGATGCTTCACATTTAAattattcagatttttgtgataagttgatttttttcttcctcacgtcaaagacaaacatttagttTTATATCAATGAAACTGATGAAGCAGAAACTgtgtcacatgacctcctctGTCCTATCAGAGTACTGTCTGACTCTgtgtcacatgacctcctctGTCCTATCAGAGTACTGTCTGACTCTgtgtcacatgacctcctctGTCCTATCAGAGTACTGTCTGACTCTgtgtcacatgacctcctcCGTCCTATCAGAGTACTGTCTGACTCTgtgtcacatgacctcctcCGTCCTATCAGAGTACTGTCTGACTCTgtgtcacatgacctcctctGTCCTATCAGAGTACTGTCTGGCTCCGGAGAAGGTCGGTCCGTGTCGCGCTTCGTTTCCTCGCTGGCGTTATGACGCAGAGACGGGCGACTGTGTGCAGTTTGTGTTCGGAGGCTGTAAATCAAA includes:
- the LOC122999458 gene encoding kunitz-type protease inhibitor 1-like gives rise to the protein MPPFSSSSSHSFSSLLLLPLLLLLLRPGGGAAEDASCSGAFRSGQENFVLDAEDAVKEGAVLLSTAHAPSAEFCELACCKDPRCNLALLEPRSSGAAAEESRACVLFNCVHRNRFVCRFVNQVGYLSYIRKSVFLQYLAGPPAADGQAPPIANAGRDVVVQPGETVTLNGTESLPLDDAHITGYRWSLQSGDAGVTMETTALADQVRLSNLQPGSYVFQLTVTDSNNQSDDAEVTVLVLSPELTSKYCLAPEKVGPCRASFPRWRYDAETGDCVQFVFGGCKSNDNNFLSKDECISACRGVTVTSERSIALPTTEVCGSACLPDQLVCSSSCCLDRSLECDGVTHCSNGSDENHCNKLNQTLSRLLSIDVNERKARCTEPPRTGPCRASHTRWYYDPLDRKCQRFTFGGCDGNENNFETEEKCSKTCDGVTERHVFARGMFERFEDEDEDDSGSIALAVVLSVAILALLAILTYCFLKSRRERSHRPVATGPAHVALPEQDSLVYNSTTKPV